AATACCAATCCAACCAATAATTTCCATTAGCTTCTGAATTTTAATATCGCCCAAATCATAATAGTCATTATTAACCAAAAGGAGTGGGAAAATTTGAAAGCCCCTAATAGATATAGAAAAATAGAGCCAAGTATGGTGAACATAGAAAAATCCCCATAAGCTTCCCACCTCTTCCATCCCTTTGGATGTTGAAAGGCCTCTTTTAAACAAACTACAATACCCCCTAAAAATGCCACCAAAATAGGAAAGGCATACCAGGGAGAATTTTGAATGACAGTTCCAAAAACCGCTCCCAACAATGCCCCAAAGAATGCATCCTCAACCTCCCAACCTTGTTGTATTATTTTATCCTTCATTTGTATTTTTCCACAAAAGGTCCTTTAATAAGGGTTTCTTTTGAATAAACCATCTCGTCTTTATTATAACAGGCAAGCTCATAAAGCTCTGATTGCTTTATTGCCTCCTTTGGGCAGGCCTCTACGCATAAGCCACAAAAGATACACCTTTTAATATCAATCTCATAAGAGGCAACCCTCTTGTTATGTTTCTCATCCTCAAAGGCTGATATTTTTATGCAACCCGAGGGGCAATATGTCGCACAAAGGCAACAGGCAACACATTTTTCAATGTCATACGA
This region of bacterium genomic DNA includes:
- a CDS encoding 4Fe-4S binding protein; this translates as SYDIEKCVACCLCATYCPSGCIKISAFEDEKHNKRVASYEIDIKRCIFCGLCVEACPKEAIKQSELYELACYNKDEMVYSKETLIKGPFVEKYK